A genomic segment from Lineus longissimus chromosome 15, tnLinLong1.2, whole genome shotgun sequence encodes:
- the LOC135499517 gene encoding monocarboxylate transporter 14-like, whose amino-acid sequence MEEPKMEVRINKSLDHGWSWMVLLGCFSIFFLVQGIDKCMGLIYLELLEKLEGSASTTAWVIAIATAGRLIVAPFTSALCKRFGCRIISIVGGLIASVGLLLGSFPISIPYEFFSLGLCYGLGTGLYYPCALIMTVKYFDKRLGLAGSVSASGGGLGMMIFPPLFDFLISTFGFGGTLFVLSAINLHVVVVALLFRPPIIVTAEENEAPIEQDGLLNGGICDESKFLSSDEGSDPNGAKNDSVVGRTIKSPTVDNQEVFIAKAATRGAERNNANIHSFSHGAIETDDIFNCEKDTCTKSMCSCPDLVRECSTNEASDACIQVGEGKFTTNQSAQSSNDDLGKTSGRCCTKRPAFLPDLSLLKYPGFWMYLGQTMLVGFAQLSFMTFFPALAKERGATLSDAAMLLTVSSIVDIPAKLLTGFLVDRKMIRPHRRHVLNTTIFLNAMVISLTPLTFSFANLAAVGIALGLTQGVYIAQLLVVFVDIVGRERQADGLGLAMFSRSISLLCGPSVIGFIKDITKSYNPSFYMCGAVGATAGFLFLIQFFVPVPASKSSSTIIEPYEDIKQELNVPGELAISTLSL is encoded by the exons ATGGAGGAACCGAAAATGGAAG TTAGAATCAACAAATCACTGGACCACGGCTGGTCTTGGATGGTGTTGCTCGGATGTTTTTCGATATTCTTCCTCGTCCAAGGAATTGACAAATGTATGGGACTGATCTACCTCGAGCTCCTTGAGAAGTTGGAAGGGAGCGCCTCTACCACGGCCTGGGTCATTGCAATAGCTACTGCGGGCAGGCTCATTGTTG CCCCTTTCACCAGTGCCCTTTGTAAGAGATTTGGGTGCCGCATCATAAGCATAGTTGGTGGGTTGATCGCCTCTGTGGGCTTGCTGCTTGGATCTTTCCCTATCAGTATCCCGTATGAGTTTTTCTCCCTCGGTCTGTGCTATG GTCTCGGCACTGGGCTCTACTACCCGTGTGCCCTGATCATGACCGTCAAATACTTTGACAAAAGACTTGGCCTAGCTGGAAGCGTCAGCGCCTCAGGAGGAGGCTTGGGAATGATGATTTTTCCGCCACTATTTGATTTTCTCATTTCCACGTTTGGGTTCGGTGGAACACTTTTTGTCCTCTCAGCAATTAATTTACATGTCGTAGTAGTGGCTTTACTCTTTCGGCCTCCAATTATAGTAACGGCCGAGGAAAACGAAGCTCCAATCGAGCAAGATGGTCTACTGAACGGTGGAATTTGTGATGAGTCAAAGTTTCTTTCGTCAGACGAAGGGAGTGACCCGAATGGTGCTAAGAATGATTCTGTTGTTGGAAGGACAATAAAATCACCAACTGTGGACAATCAGGAAGTTTTTATAGCGAAGGCTGCAACGAGAGGAGCAGAACGCAACAACGCGAATATACATAGTTTTTCTCACGGCGCCATTGAAACAGACGATATATTTAATTGTgagaaagatacatgtacaaaaagcATGTGTTCCTGTCCGGATTTAGTTCGTGAATGCTCAACAAACGAAGCTAGTGACGCCTGTATTCAAGTTGGTGAAGGCAAATTCACAACGAACCAATCTGCACAATCGTCAAACGATGATTTGGGCAAAACTTCAGGGAGATGTTGCACCAAGAGACCAGCTTTCCTACCGGACCTCTCCCTGTTGAAATATCCCGGGTTCTGGATGTATCTAGGCCAGACCATGCTGGTAGGATTCGCACAGCTCTCCTTCATGACATTCTTCCCTGCGCTTGCAAAGGAACGTGGTGCCACTCTATCGGACGCTGCCATGCTGTTAACCGTCTCGAGCATCGTAGACATTCCTGCCAAACTTCTCACAGGATTTTTAGTTGATAGAAAGATGATACGGCCACACAGAAGACACGTCTTGAACACCACGATATTCCTCAACGCCATGGTAATATCATTGACACCATTGACCTTCTCTTTCGCGAATTTAGCCGCAGTGGGAATTGCCTTGGGTCTGACGCAAGGGGTTTACATCGCTCAGCTACTCGTGGTGTTTGTGGATATTGTTGGCAGGGAGAGACAGGCTGATGGATTGGGATTGGCCATGTTCTCTAGGAGTATAAGTTTGCTTTGTGGGCCATCTGTTATAG GTTTCATCAAGGACATCACTAAGTCATACAACCCCTCGTTCTACATGTGTGGTGCAGTGGGAGCGACGGCTGGCTTCCTGTTCCTAATACAGTTCTTCGTCCCGGTCCCCGCTTCGAAGTCGAGCAGTACCATCATAGAGCCATATGAGGATATCAAGCAGGAGCTGAACGTGCCGGGAGAATTGGCCATATCGACTCTATCTTTATAG
- the LOC135499682 gene encoding uncharacterized protein LOC135499682, with translation MSLFRDPVYSLILCILLQGLTTLGNHLTPKVYYLDELCGNESYRNLKVSGGGTIYLSGPNSIYNSSEDGCSVVLESIVRGGYWDIRLADISLLPEDDTLRIIGYSDDVRQIYYDHTDCAQVPNTSTADPQDDSRRTTNNETPGSDNARKAPSAHNNPSGLISPTYDSNPTPYSCDGQLPRILEENIEILVKVAATASAEGVEKVNFTIRYNADIDCTTNEFKCTEIPQCVNYFSRCDNVINCIDGTDERNCTDDERCRPGYLPCPGEDHCILPVDRCDGYGDCKDHIDEAGCLSIHFNLSKHPLIIATFFFGIIAIVLVATVISYQLYWQRKLKQIERYRHVQMEDLHEIVNRRDSDVSNHHDHQDDNLELYSI, from the exons ATGAGTTTGTTTCGTGACCCTGTTTACTCGTTGATACTATGTATTTTGCTCCAGGGCCTGACAACCTTGGGTAATCATCTCACCCCAAAAG TTTATTACCTGGACGAATTATGTGGTAACGAAAGCTACCGTAACCTTAAAGTGTCCGGAGGAGGGACTATCTACCTCTCAGGCCCTAATAGCATATATAACTCCAGCGAGGATGGATGTAGCGTCGTTTTAGAGAGCATTGTCAGGGGTGGATACTGGGACATCCGGTTAGCG GATATCAGCTTGCTTCCTGAAGACGATACACTCCGTATAATAGGATATTCAGATGATGTTAGACAGATTTATTATGATCACACAGACTGCGCTCAGGTTCCGAACACATCAACTGCAGACCCGCAGGACGACAGTCGTCGAACCACTAACAACGAAACGCCAG GAAGCGACAATGCAAGAAAAGCTCCATCAGCGCATAATAACCCTTCGGGTCTGATATCGCCGACATATGACAGCAACCCTACGCCTTATTCTTGCGATGGGCAGCTGCCGAGGATTCTCGAAGAAAATATTGAGATATTAGTCAAAGTGGCAGCCACAGCTAGCGCAGAAGGAGTAGAGAAGGTCAACTTTACAATACGTTACAATGCAG ATATTGACTGCACGACCAATGAATTCAAATGCACAGAGATCCCACAATGTGTGAATTACTTCAGCCGCTGTGATAATGTGATCAACTGTATTGACGGCACGGATGAAAGGAATTGCACGG ATGACGAGCGGTGCCGTCCGGGCTACCTCCCATGCCCGGGCGAAGATCACTGTATCCTTCCAGTGGATCGCTGCGATGGATATGGCGATTGTAAAGATCATATCGACGAAGCCGGATGTTTAA GTATACACTTCAACCTCTCGAAGCATCCTTTGATCATTGCCACCTTTTTTTTCGGGATAATTGCAATCGTTCTGGTTGCAACAGTGATATCATATCAACTCTACTGGCAGCGTAAACTGAAGCAGATTGAGCGATATCGTCACGTGCAGATGGAGGATTTGCACGAGATCGTGAATCGACGAGACTCTGACGTCAGCAACCACCACGACCATCAAGACGATAACTTAGAACTTTATTCAATATGA
- the LOC135499643 gene encoding sialin-like isoform X2, whose translation MACGRSTPVFCTWRYGIAYIGFFGMFLMYAMRLNLSLGIVCMVKRSTNRESSNLTLTNQTTPSYLNLNVTPTDGIVEDQCLASIRSDSDIEGTFEWPRSLQGTMLSAYFYGYIVTQIPGGWLAKRFGAKMILFLGLTVSAAGTFLTPLAARTSMYFVIAIRVVVGIGSGVMFPCCHQLWAHWAPVFERTKLVSLSYSGTIFGNIVTYFLSGYLCVYGFDGGWPSIFYISGIAEVVWLAIWLGLVYNSPSEHPCISEDEKDYIIDNIGDSVAKTSQRVPWLKFATSMPLIAIIVAHVCNNYVQYTLMTCLPTYMKDVLKFDMKQNGLFSSLPYVTMLICAIIFGQLADCLRDRGIRTVIVRKVYQFLAFVLPAIFLIAASFVDCERRMVAVGLLITAVACSSLNRSGYVVNHLDIAPRYGGILFGITNTFATIPGMTAPIAVGQLTSNGTREEWQVVFYICAGVAIFGAIFYSIFADGKEQSWARDQRSEQEISMMEK comes from the exons atggcttgTGGTCGAAGCACACCAG TTTTCTGCACGTGGCGTTATGGCATCGCCTATATCGGCTTCTTCGGCATGTTTCTGATGTATGCAATGAGATTGAATCTCAGCCTCGGTATCGTGTGCATGGTGAAGAGATCAACCAATAGGGAGTCGTCAAATTTGACACTGACCAATCAGACTACGCCGTCGTATTTGAATTTAAATGTTACACCAACAGATGGCATTGTCGAGGACCAGTGTTTGGCATCGATAAGGTCTGACTCGGATATA GAAGGGACATTCGAATGGCCACGGTCCCTCCAAGGCACCATGCTGAGCGCCTACTTCTACGGGTATATCGTCACCCAGATTCCAGGCGGATGGCTGGCGAAGCGATTCGGTGCGAAAATGATACTATTCCTCGGGCTAACTGTGTCGGCAGCAGGCACCTTCCTTACCCCCTTGGCGGCAAGGACCAGCATGTATTTTGTGATTGCCATAAGGGTTGTTGTTGGGATCGGATCG GGTGTCATGTTCCCCTGCTGCCATCAGTTGTGGGCCCACTGGGCGCCAGTCTTCGAGAGAACCAAGCTAGTCTCGCTGAGCTACTCCGGGACCATCTTTGGCAACATCGTCACATATTTCCTTTCAGGTTATCTCTGTGTGTATGGGTTTGATGGAGGATGGCCGTCTATTTTCTACATATCTG GAATAGCAGAGGTAGTGTGGCTGGCCATATGGTTAGGACTTGTTTATAACTCACCGAGTGAGCACCCCTGTATATCCGAGGACGAGAAAGACTATATCATAGACAACATTGGCGACTCAGTGGCAAAGACG AGTCAACGTGTACCATGGCTTAAGTTTGCCACCTCAATGCCTCTGATTGCCATAATAGTTGCCCACGTGTGTAACAACTACGTCCAGTATACGCTGATGACATGCCTGCCGACTTATATGAAAGATGTCTTGAAGTTTGACATGAAGCAA AACGGTTTGTTTTCCTCGTTGCCCTATGTCACCATGCTCATATGCGCCATCATATTCGGCCAGCTTGCCGATTGCCTCCGAGACAGGGGGATCCGAACAGTCATTGTGAGGAAGGTTTATCAATTCCTAG CCTTCGTGCTCCCCGCCATCTTTCTGATCGCCGCAAGCTTCGTCGATTGCGAGAGGCGGATGGTAGCAGTGGGCCTACTCATAACAGCCGTTGCGTGCTCGTCCTTGAACAGGTCGGGGTATGTAGTTAATCATCTAGATATTGCGCCAAGATACGGTGGAATACTCTTTGGAATCACTAACACCTTCGCTACTATTCCTGGGATGACCGCACCGATTGCTGTAGGACAACTCACGAGTAAC GGTACCCGTGAAGAATGGCAGGTCGTCTTCTACATATGCGCCGGCGTGGCGATATTTGGGGCCATCTTTTATTCCATCTTCGCTGACGGAAAGGAGCAGTCATGGGCTCGAGATCAAAGGTCAGAACAGGAAATCAGTATGATggaaaaataa
- the LOC135499643 gene encoding sialin-like isoform X1 yields the protein MEIATICAYQVFCTWRYGIAYIGFFGMFLMYAMRLNLSLGIVCMVKRSTNRESSNLTLTNQTTPSYLNLNVTPTDGIVEDQCLASIRSDSDIEGTFEWPRSLQGTMLSAYFYGYIVTQIPGGWLAKRFGAKMILFLGLTVSAAGTFLTPLAARTSMYFVIAIRVVVGIGSGVMFPCCHQLWAHWAPVFERTKLVSLSYSGTIFGNIVTYFLSGYLCVYGFDGGWPSIFYISGIAEVVWLAIWLGLVYNSPSEHPCISEDEKDYIIDNIGDSVAKTSQRVPWLKFATSMPLIAIIVAHVCNNYVQYTLMTCLPTYMKDVLKFDMKQNGLFSSLPYVTMLICAIIFGQLADCLRDRGIRTVIVRKVYQFLAFVLPAIFLIAASFVDCERRMVAVGLLITAVACSSLNRSGYVVNHLDIAPRYGGILFGITNTFATIPGMTAPIAVGQLTSNGTREEWQVVFYICAGVAIFGAIFYSIFADGKEQSWARDQRSEQEISMMEK from the exons ATGGAGATTGCAACTATTTGCGCTTATCAAG TTTTCTGCACGTGGCGTTATGGCATCGCCTATATCGGCTTCTTCGGCATGTTTCTGATGTATGCAATGAGATTGAATCTCAGCCTCGGTATCGTGTGCATGGTGAAGAGATCAACCAATAGGGAGTCGTCAAATTTGACACTGACCAATCAGACTACGCCGTCGTATTTGAATTTAAATGTTACACCAACAGATGGCATTGTCGAGGACCAGTGTTTGGCATCGATAAGGTCTGACTCGGATATA GAAGGGACATTCGAATGGCCACGGTCCCTCCAAGGCACCATGCTGAGCGCCTACTTCTACGGGTATATCGTCACCCAGATTCCAGGCGGATGGCTGGCGAAGCGATTCGGTGCGAAAATGATACTATTCCTCGGGCTAACTGTGTCGGCAGCAGGCACCTTCCTTACCCCCTTGGCGGCAAGGACCAGCATGTATTTTGTGATTGCCATAAGGGTTGTTGTTGGGATCGGATCG GGTGTCATGTTCCCCTGCTGCCATCAGTTGTGGGCCCACTGGGCGCCAGTCTTCGAGAGAACCAAGCTAGTCTCGCTGAGCTACTCCGGGACCATCTTTGGCAACATCGTCACATATTTCCTTTCAGGTTATCTCTGTGTGTATGGGTTTGATGGAGGATGGCCGTCTATTTTCTACATATCTG GAATAGCAGAGGTAGTGTGGCTGGCCATATGGTTAGGACTTGTTTATAACTCACCGAGTGAGCACCCCTGTATATCCGAGGACGAGAAAGACTATATCATAGACAACATTGGCGACTCAGTGGCAAAGACG AGTCAACGTGTACCATGGCTTAAGTTTGCCACCTCAATGCCTCTGATTGCCATAATAGTTGCCCACGTGTGTAACAACTACGTCCAGTATACGCTGATGACATGCCTGCCGACTTATATGAAAGATGTCTTGAAGTTTGACATGAAGCAA AACGGTTTGTTTTCCTCGTTGCCCTATGTCACCATGCTCATATGCGCCATCATATTCGGCCAGCTTGCCGATTGCCTCCGAGACAGGGGGATCCGAACAGTCATTGTGAGGAAGGTTTATCAATTCCTAG CCTTCGTGCTCCCCGCCATCTTTCTGATCGCCGCAAGCTTCGTCGATTGCGAGAGGCGGATGGTAGCAGTGGGCCTACTCATAACAGCCGTTGCGTGCTCGTCCTTGAACAGGTCGGGGTATGTAGTTAATCATCTAGATATTGCGCCAAGATACGGTGGAATACTCTTTGGAATCACTAACACCTTCGCTACTATTCCTGGGATGACCGCACCGATTGCTGTAGGACAACTCACGAGTAAC GGTACCCGTGAAGAATGGCAGGTCGTCTTCTACATATGCGCCGGCGTGGCGATATTTGGGGCCATCTTTTATTCCATCTTCGCTGACGGAAAGGAGCAGTCATGGGCTCGAGATCAAAGGTCAGAACAGGAAATCAGTATGATggaaaaataa